The following are encoded in a window of bacterium SCSIO 12643 genomic DNA:
- a CDS encoding nucleotidyltransferase, which produces MNIIVPMAGMGKRMRPHTLTTPKPLLPIAGKSIVQRLVENLAEISDEPIERIGFVTGRFGKETEESLLEIAKAAGAEGSIHYQDEALGTAHAIMCAQEVLEGKTIVAFADTLFKADFQIDHDADGVLWVQQIDDPSAFGVVKLNDEGVITDYVEKPIEFVSDLAMIGIYYFKDGNALKTELQYLLDNNIIKGGEYQLPDALRNMTEKGVKFVPGKVDEWLDCGNKNATVYTNTRILAFDHEKGENLVHASAKVTDSVIIEPCYIGEGVEISNSVIGPGVSISDNTKISGSVIDNSIVYSNTVIRNKTIGNSMIGHFVKLEDQVEDLNIGDYSA; this is translated from the coding sequence ATGAATATTATCGTACCAATGGCTGGAATGGGGAAGAGAATGAGACCTCATACTCTTACAACGCCTAAGCCATTATTGCCAATAGCAGGAAAGTCTATCGTACAAAGGTTGGTTGAGAATCTTGCTGAAATCAGTGATGAACCTATTGAAAGAATTGGTTTTGTTACTGGTAGATTTGGAAAAGAGACAGAAGAGTCATTGTTGGAGATAGCTAAAGCAGCCGGAGCAGAAGGCAGTATTCATTATCAGGATGAAGCTTTAGGTACCGCACATGCGATTATGTGTGCGCAAGAAGTTTTAGAAGGGAAAACCATTGTTGCATTTGCAGATACTTTGTTCAAAGCAGACTTTCAAATTGATCATGATGCGGACGGAGTATTATGGGTACAACAAATTGATGACCCTTCGGCATTCGGTGTAGTGAAATTGAATGATGAAGGAGTGATTACGGATTATGTAGAAAAACCAATAGAGTTTGTTTCTGATTTGGCAATGATTGGAATTTATTATTTCAAAGATGGAAATGCGTTAAAAACAGAACTTCAATATTTGTTGGATAACAATATCATTAAAGGGGGAGAATACCAACTCCCTGATGCGTTGAGAAACATGACCGAAAAGGGTGTGAAATTCGTTCCTGGTAAAGTAGATGAGTGGTTAGATTGTGGGAATAAGAATGCTACGGTATACACCAATACTAGAATTTTAGCTTTTGATCATGAAAAAGGCGAGAATTTAGTACATGCATCTGCAAAAGTTACAGATTCTGTAATTATTGAACCGTGCTATATTGGAGAAGGAGTAGAGATATCGAATTCTGTTATAGGACCTGGAGTTTCAATTAGTGACAACACCAAAATATCTGGTTCGGTAATTGATAACTCCATTGTGTATAGTAATACAGTGATTAGAAATAAGACCATTGGGAACTCCATGATTGGTCATTTCGTAAA